Proteins found in one Vagococcus carniphilus genomic segment:
- a CDS encoding Abi family protein — protein sequence MKKFEDLDGQLGILYKRGLQFEDYKKAKQYLLTNNYYNLINGYSKYFMDLEINKYLPNASFDEITHLHYFDKELKTAFFTAITEAEKHLKSILAYRFSEAYPNCQYAYLNTSNYDTSKILELGWLISKLSSLINQNKKRNNGNSIRHYCRTHNDVPIWVLIDYLDFGQTNSMLKSLPTDLQNKIAKNICSFISEKTVINSPFTPEIMLSFTENIREVRNICAHNNRLLDFKCKADLKHYPDIHLKYDVQPSDNRKDVYSVFIILQCFLSNVQYATLHNTIKKE from the coding sequence TTGAAAAAATTTGAAGATTTAGACGGTCAGTTGGGTATTCTTTATAAACGCGGATTACAATTTGAAGACTATAAAAAGGCTAAACAATATTTGCTGACAAATAATTATTATAATTTAATTAATGGTTACAGTAAATACTTTATGGATTTAGAAATAAATAAGTATTTACCAAACGCCTCATTTGATGAAATTACTCATTTACATTATTTTGATAAAGAATTGAAAACAGCTTTTTTTACAGCAATTACTGAGGCTGAAAAACATTTAAAAAGTATCTTAGCTTATCGTTTCTCAGAAGCTTATCCAAATTGTCAATATGCTTACTTAAATACTAGTAATTATGATACTTCTAAAATTTTAGAGTTAGGATGGCTTATTTCAAAATTAAGCAGTTTAATAAATCAAAATAAAAAAAGGAATAACGGAAACTCTATTCGACATTATTGTAGAACGCATAATGATGTTCCAATTTGGGTATTGATAGATTATTTAGATTTCGGGCAAACAAACTCAATGTTAAAAAGCTTACCTACCGATTTACAAAATAAAATAGCCAAAAATATTTGCAGTTTTATATCTGAAAAAACAGTTATTAATTCCCCTTTTACACCTGAAATAATGTTATCATTTACAGAAAATATAAGAGAAGTTAGAAATATTTGTGCTCATAATAATCGATTGTTAGATTTTAAATGCAAAGCAGATCTGAAACATTATCCTGATATTCATTTAAAATACGATGTTCAACCTTCCGATAATAGAAAGGATGTATATAGTGTTTTCATTATTCTTCAATGTTTTCTAAGTAATGTTCAGTACGCAACTCTTCATAATACTATTAAAAAAGAGTAA
- a CDS encoding GIY-YIG nuclease family protein codes for MNVTDILESFLFNKDLIRIFLLILAISFLKLIIQLIQAKKINSKINDLANNSIELTPEEFMLIRNKRLYDEKARHANIKNFPGVYILHNKTKDLYYVGQSIKVLDRIGNHFKGRGNGDVYADFKYGDQFTIQTIALENSEFSNLNDLERYAIRFFGAYEKGYNRNKGNKSK; via the coding sequence ATGAATGTAACAGATATACTGGAAAGCTTTCTTTTTAATAAAGATTTAATACGCATATTCCTTTTAATATTAGCTATAAGTTTTTTAAAATTAATAATCCAACTAATACAAGCTAAAAAAATAAACTCTAAAATTAATGATTTAGCAAATAATTCAATTGAATTAACCCCTGAAGAATTCATGTTAATAAGAAATAAACGATTGTACGATGAAAAAGCAAGACACGCAAATATTAAAAATTTTCCAGGAGTATACATATTACATAATAAAACAAAAGATTTATATTATGTTGGACAAAGTATTAAGGTCTTAGATAGAATTGGTAATCATTTTAAAGGACGAGGAAATGGCGACGTATACGCTGATTTTAAATATGGTGATCAATTTACAATTCAGACAATAGCTCTTGAAAATTCAGAATTTAGTAACTTAAATGATTTAGAACGTTATGCTATTCGATTTTTTGGTGCATATGAAAAAGGATATAATAGAAATAAGGGAAACAAAAGTAAATGA